TGGCGCCAGCAGCAGCCTCTGTTTTATCGGTCATTTGGAAAGCATCCTTTCAATCGCTTTTAGCGCAGCAGCGGTGCGCAAAATTTCGTTGGGTGATTTGGCGGCGCGCAATGCCTCTACGCTGCTCGAAAATTGTGGTGCATCCGGCGCGCGTTTCGACACAGCTGCGTCCAGCGTTTCATCATCGGGCTTTCTTAACGCGAGCAGTTTCGTAACCCGATCACGGGTCATATCGGCATACGGGCCGGAGAGCAGGTGCAGGCGCTTGCTGCGCTGGATAAATCCGGCGCTATTCTTGATGAGGCGGGCTTTGCCGAATGCAATCGAACGCCCTTCGGCCATTGGCGGACCAAACCGGCGAAACGCGCGCCAACCGACCACGAATAGCGCCAAGATCAGGCACAGTGTTGCAGCTAGAAACGGCGCGGTGAAAGCGAGTGTGAGCAGGTTTTTCGAGCTGCCAAACCCGTTAAATGTCAAATCGAACGTTACGGGAAGGTCTTCTCCCTCCATCGCCAGAGTAACGAGCGAATAGGCGAGGTCTCCGCGTGCGCGATCGGCAAAGCCGTAATTGTTCATCAGATCGGGCTCGATCACGAAGATCACGCCCCATTTGTCGGTTTCGAGATAGTCGCTGTCGCCAGCATTGACACCCGCAGCATCGGCGAGGACCGGATAATAGCCATCGTCAACTGCATATCCCGCCAAAGTCAGCCCATCGCGGGTTCTGACGAGCGGCACGATTGCTGTCATCTCGCCAGCGGGCGCGCCCATGACTTGTTCGGGGTCGGGCAGCGTGCCGGTTTGGCCAAGCCCGACCCAACCCGAATTCTCGGGGCCCAGTTCGGGTTTCAGGGGGAAATCGAGTTCTTCCGCCCAATCGGGAGTGATACTTTCATACAGCCTGACCCAACCGTCTTTGACATCGGAGCCGAAACCACCGCCTTGCGCTTGAAACGCCAGCCATTTGGGCAGGATCACCAAAGTTGGCCCAATATAGCGGCGATCTTGGATGGCTTTGGTGACTTCTTCCGGGTCGGCGGTTACCGGAGGAGTGAGAACGAGCAGGCCGTCGGTGTCGAGGCTGCCCTGACTGCGCGAAAGGGTGACATCATGGCCTTGTGCTTCCAGCATTCCCGCCAGCGCTGCGTAGCCGGTCAGGCCCTTTCCTGCGCCGTGCGCGGAACCGTCATTGGTATCGCCGCCGGTATTGCCTGTCCCGATGAAATAGAGCGTAGCGAGAAACGCCAGCGCGCCGAAGAGTACCAGCGCAAGCACCACTTTGGGATTGAACGGGTTTGCCGATGCGGTTCTGGCTTTGCTCATGAGCGCCCACCTGCAAGCTGTTGCAGGGCGAACTCGGCATAGGCTTTCCGCGCGACTTCCCAATCTTCTGCGCCCAGCTGTTTGAGCGCAAACAGACTGCGTTCGACCCGTTCGGCAATTGTCCCGAACGCGGTCCTCGCCGCTTCGGGCAGAGCAGGCAGCATAGCCAATTCGCGCGCGGTGCTGGACGGTTCCACCCAGGCAGGCTTGGCGGCGGCGATCTGGCTAACGCTGCGTTGAAGCAGCAAATGCGTTGCCTCATCATAGCGACCTTCCTGCGCCAGCTTGTCAGCCTCGTCGAGTAACGCGACCGCCTCACCTTCATCGGGCACCCACTCATCGTCGCCAACTTTGGACGTCTTTGGCGTAAGATCGAGTATCGGGGCGAGGAGCTTCCATAAAAGCAGCAGCGCCAGCCCCGCGGCCGCAGCGATAAGCACCCATTTCATAACCGGCCATGATACGCCAAAGAGTTGGCCCACCGGTTCGAACAGGCTGCCAAACCACCTAAACAGCTCATCCAGCCAGCTCAGGTCCGGCTGTTCGGGCTGTTCGACTTCAATCGGGGCAAATTGGATCGACTCATCGGCGCGCACTGCTTCCCAGCCGCCGCCAGACGCTTCTCCTTCATCCGTTTCAATCTGAACAGGCGGCGTAGTCACTTTATCGTGGTGGCAGAGGCGAACAACGCGTGCAAGCGTTCACGCCAGACAAATGCCTGATATCATTCGCCCGGAGCGAAGGGATAGGCTATCCGCGTGGCCTAGCTTGGAGGTAACTGCCCAATATGCGCAGTTCTTTGCAATGGAACGCCAGTTCGTCCAGCGCGCGGTCCACCGCAGGATCACCCGGCGTACCGACAATATCCGCGTAGAACGTGGTTGCCGAGAAACTCGCGCCCTTTTGATAGCTTTCCAGCTTGGTCATGTTGACGCCGTTGGTCGCGAAACCGCCCATCGCCTTATACAACGCCGCGGGAATATTTTTCACTTCAAACACGAAGGTTGTCATCGCGATTTGGCCGTTCAGGCTCGCAGGATCGAGCGGCTCACGAGCGAGCACTACGAAGCGAGTGGTGTTGTCCGCAGCATCCTCGACATTATTTTCGACGATTTTCAAGCCGTAGAGATCGGCCGCGAGAGCGGGCGCGATTGCCGCAAATGATGGATCGCCCATATCGGCCACATGTGCAGCGGCACCGGCCGTGTCGGCAAAGCTCAGTGGGGTCATTCCTCTTTCGCGCAAATAATGGCGGCTTTGGCTGAGCGCATGCGGATGACTGTAGGCCGCAGTGAAGGGGCCTTTCGTATTTGTCGCCATCAATGCGTGATGAATATCCATAAAATGCTCGCCAACGATGTACAGTCCGCTTTCGGGCAGCAAGAAGTGGATGTCCGCGACTCGGCCCGCTTGCGAATTATCAATCGGGATCATCGCGCAGGCTGCAACACCTTCCTTTACTGCATCAATCGCATCGGCGAAACTGAAGCACGGCAGCGGCAGATAATCGCTGGCGGCTTCGGTAGCGGCGCGGTGTGAATTTGCTCCGGGGCATCCTTGGAATGAGACCGCACGTTCAGGATCCGCATCTGCGGCCTTGCGCATCGTTTCAACCATTGCGAGAGCGGGTTCGGGAAAGCTGTGCATCGCGCAAACGCCTAACCGTGCCGCTGGCCGCATTCAATGGCAGAAAATGTCCAATGGTGAAATTTGGACAACATTTAGTGCGCACGGGGCTATTGCAGTCTGGTCAGCCTATGCCTAAAGCGGCGCCGAACCACTCAACTGCTAAAAAATCGTGGAATCACTAGCATGGATGATCGTTTTAACACTGCTGCCGGATGGGTCCTTTTCGCGGGAGTTATCGCACTTGGACTGTCGATCATCAGCGGCAAAGTGTTTCACACGGAGCGGCCTGAAACGCTGGGCTACCCGATCGAAGTCGCCGATGCCGGTGGCGCCGAAGAGACCGGCCCTGATCTCGGTACGCTATTGGCAGCTGCTGACGTTGCAGCTGGCGCGACTGCTGCGGCTGCGCGCTGCGGCACATGCCACAGTTTCGAATCGGGCGGCGCGAACGGCCAAGGTCCAAATCTTTGGAACACGATGGGCGCACCGCTCGCTGGTCACGCCGGTTTTGGCTACAGCTCGGCGCTGACTGAAAAAGGCGGAACCTGGACTTGGGACGCAATGAACGACTGGCTGCTTAATCCCAAGCGGTTCGCTCCAGGCACTTCGATGGGCTTTGCGGGTTTGAAGAACAACGAAGATCGCGCCAATATTTTGGTGTATCTGAACAGCCTTGGTTCGAATCTGCCACTTCCAGAGCCGAAAGCGGCTGAGGAGCCTGCAGCAGAAGAAGCTGCTGCAGATGCAGAAGCAGAAGGTGCGGCTGAAGAAGTGACTGAGCAAGATGCGGCTGCTGAAGTGGAAGAAGTTACCGAATAAGGGAATTTCGTCTGGGCCTAGTCCCGCCCTTTAAACCCCTGCGCAATCACGTACCATTCGGATGAACCCTTGCGGCTGGCCGGTGGTTTGGCGTGTTTGACAAGTTTGAAGTGCTTTTTCAGCAGATTCAACAATTCGGTATCGGTCCCGCCTGCCAGCACTTTGGCAATGAAAGTACCGCCTTCTGACAGATTCTCGGTCGCGAACCATGCGGCGGCTTCGACCAATCCCATAGTGCGCAAATGGTCGGTCTGTTTGTGGCCAACCGTATTGGCTGCCATGTCAGACATCACCAGATCGGGCGGGCCATCGAGCGCATTCTCCAGAACGGCTGGTGCCTTGTCATCCATGAAATCCATCTGGAAAATGGTGACGCCTTCTATCGGGTCAGTTTCCAACAAATCGATTCCGACAATTGCCGCTTTCGGGGCGATTTTGCGAACCACTTGGCTCCACCCTCCAGGGGTAATACCCAGGTCGACCACGCGCTGGACACCTTTGAGCAGTCCGAATTTTTCGTCTAGTTCGATCAGCTTATAGGCCGCACGGCTACGATAACCATCTGCTTTGGCTTGCTTCACATAGGGATCGTTAAGCTGCCGCTGCAGCCACAATGTCGATGACTGGCTACGCTTCTTCGCTGTCCGCACTTTGCGGTCGGGGTTTTTACCTGATCGGCTCACTATGCACCCCTGATTTCGCGGCGATGACGTTCGCCCTCTGCATCGGCGGCCATGAGGCTGCGCAAGATGCCCTCGCGAATTCCGCGATCAGCCACACCGAGCCGTTCCGACGGCCAGATATCGAGAATAGAATCGAGAATGGCGCAGCCGGCAACTACCAGATCGGCCCGGTCGTTACCGATGCAGGGCAGCTGGCTGCGTTCTTCCAGGGACATGCCTGACAAGCGCTCGCTGATATCGCGCATCGCTTGGGATCTGACGATCAAGCCGTCGACTTCCCTCCGGTCGTAATGCGGAAGCTCCAAATGTAAGCTGGCGAGAGTGGTTACAGTGCCGCTCGTACCGAGAAGACGGATCTCTTCTTCGCACTCCGCGCGCGGCGCGATGCGTTCGGCAAAGGGGGCAAAGCTTTCAGATACCACACGGCGCATGTCCGCATAACGGGCCAGGCGTTCATCGCGACTGCCAGTGCAGCGACCAACGGTGTCAGTGAGCGACACGACACCCCATGGCACGCTTTGCCAGTCGAGAATGCGAGGAACTTTGCCGCCGGGTTCAACCAGGATCAGTTCGGTTGAACCGCCGCCAATATCGAAGATGACTGCGGGCCCCTCGCCACCTTCAAGCAGTATGTGGCAGCCCAACACAGCAAGCCGCGCCTCTTCCTCGGCAGAGATAATGTCCAGCACGATGCCGGTTTCTTCGCGGACATGCTCGATGAAAGCAGGACCATTCGCGGCGCGCCGACATGCCTCTGTCGCAACAGAACGGGCAAGGTGAACATTGCGGCGGCGCAGCTTCTCTGCGCAGACCTTGAGCGCGCCCAAGGTCCGGTCCATCGCATCGTCGCTCAGCTTTCCGGACATCGCCAGCCCTTCGCCGAGCTTTACGACACGGCTGAAAGCATCAATGACGGTGAAGTTTTCACCCGATGGTCGCGCGATCAGCAGGCGGCAATTATTGGTGCCAAGATCAAGCGCAGCATAGGCTTGCTTGCGGTGATGATGCGAGGGCGCAGACCCCTGCGGCTTGGGTGAGGGAATTGACGTCTTACCGCCCCCGCGCTTCTTCGCGGAAGAGCCTGTGCCGCATTTTTGCGGCTTGGACTGCGAGGGGGGACGGTAGCGAAAATCTGCTACCCGGCCGGACTTCTCGGCCCCTCTTTGGCCAGTCCTTTTATTATCGTCCGGCGGAGAAAAATCCGCCATAGTCAGT
This genomic window from Pontixanthobacter aestiaquae contains:
- a CDS encoding DUF4350 domain-containing protein, yielding MSKARTASANPFNPKVVLALVLFGALAFLATLYFIGTGNTGGDTNDGSAHGAGKGLTGYAALAGMLEAQGHDVTLSRSQGSLDTDGLLVLTPPVTADPEEVTKAIQDRRYIGPTLVILPKWLAFQAQGGGFGSDVKDGWVRLYESITPDWAEELDFPLKPELGPENSGWVGLGQTGTLPDPEQVMGAPAGEMTAIVPLVRTRDGLTLAGYAVDDGYYPVLADAAGVNAGDSDYLETDKWGVIFVIEPDLMNNYGFADRARGDLAYSLVTLAMEGEDLPVTFDLTFNGFGSSKNLLTLAFTAPFLAATLCLILALFVVGWRAFRRFGPPMAEGRSIAFGKARLIKNSAGFIQRSKRLHLLSGPYADMTRDRVTKLLALRKPDDETLDAAVSKRAPDAPQFSSSVEALRAAKSPNEILRTAAALKAIERMLSK
- a CDS encoding prephenate dehydratase, whose protein sequence is MHSFPEPALAMVETMRKAADADPERAVSFQGCPGANSHRAATEAASDYLPLPCFSFADAIDAVKEGVAACAMIPIDNSQAGRVADIHFLLPESGLYIVGEHFMDIHHALMATNTKGPFTAAYSHPHALSQSRHYLRERGMTPLSFADTAGAAAHVADMGDPSFAAIAPALAADLYGLKIVENNVEDAADNTTRFVVLAREPLDPASLNGQIAMTTFVFEVKNIPAALYKAMGGFATNGVNMTKLESYQKGASFSATTFYADIVGTPGDPAVDRALDELAFHCKELRILGSYLQARPRG
- a CDS encoding c-type cytochrome; amino-acid sequence: MDDRFNTAAGWVLFAGVIALGLSIISGKVFHTERPETLGYPIEVADAGGAEETGPDLGTLLAAADVAAGATAAAARCGTCHSFESGGANGQGPNLWNTMGAPLAGHAGFGYSSALTEKGGTWTWDAMNDWLLNPKRFAPGTSMGFAGLKNNEDRANILVYLNSLGSNLPLPEPKAAEEPAAEEAAADAEAEGAAEEVTEQDAAAEVEEVTE
- a CDS encoding RlmE family RNA methyltransferase, which gives rise to MSRSGKNPDRKVRTAKKRSQSSTLWLQRQLNDPYVKQAKADGYRSRAAYKLIELDEKFGLLKGVQRVVDLGITPGGWSQVVRKIAPKAAIVGIDLLETDPIEGVTIFQMDFMDDKAPAVLENALDGPPDLVMSDMAANTVGHKQTDHLRTMGLVEAAAWFATENLSEGGTFIAKVLAGGTDTELLNLLKKHFKLVKHAKPPASRKGSSEWYVIAQGFKGRD
- a CDS encoding Ppx/GppA phosphatase family protein; amino-acid sequence: MADFSPPDDNKRTGQRGAEKSGRVADFRYRPPSQSKPQKCGTGSSAKKRGGGKTSIPSPKPQGSAPSHHHRKQAYAALDLGTNNCRLLIARPSGENFTVIDAFSRVVKLGEGLAMSGKLSDDAMDRTLGALKVCAEKLRRRNVHLARSVATEACRRAANGPAFIEHVREETGIVLDIISAEEEARLAVLGCHILLEGGEGPAVIFDIGGGSTELILVEPGGKVPRILDWQSVPWGVVSLTDTVGRCTGSRDERLARYADMRRVVSESFAPFAERIAPRAECEEEIRLLGTSGTVTTLASLHLELPHYDRREVDGLIVRSQAMRDISERLSGMSLEERSQLPCIGNDRADLVVAGCAILDSILDIWPSERLGVADRGIREGILRSLMAADAEGERHRREIRGA